Part of the Sorghum bicolor cultivar BTx623 chromosome 1, Sorghum_bicolor_NCBIv3, whole genome shotgun sequence genome, CGAGGACTATGGAGCTCAATTGAAGTCTCAGGTTCCCAGTTAGGTTGATTGTCCCATTTAGGTTCATCGTCCCACTTTGGTCCTGAATCCCATACAGCCACAGGTCCAGGATCAGAAATTGTGGACGACGTGTCCTCTTTGTCTGTGTTAACCTTAGAGGATTTTGCATCATTTGTAGCAGACAAGCCTGGCCTTGCCTTTTCAGTCCTTGATTTTGACTTAGATCTACGCCAGTTGGGAGTAGATGTACCATGGGAGTGGGGATGAAGCACTTCTTCTGGTTCTTTAAATGTACTCGCTCTCCCTAATGATAAGCGCTTTGATTTCGGGTCAAGTGCACGAACAACCTCAGAAGGTTCATTATTTGCACGAGGACTACAAACCTCCAGCTCTGCCCCAGACATGCCTGTAGACATTATTGAATCAATGCTAGATAAACTTGAGGCGCGTGGTAAACATTCTGCTCTTGATCTCCGAACAACATCATCATATAGATCAGATGCATCGACCTTTTCTTGTCCTACCAAAATTGTATGCTCAGCGTCATTGACATCTGACACTGGAAGATATTCCAATTCAAAACTGTACTTTGGCAAACACAGGAATTTGAGAAAACCAGCTACAAAGTATCGTAAAGGACCAAAATGCTTCTGAAATTTCTCTGAGAGCTCAAGAACTGCAAGAGATGATCGAACGTCACTTTTTTAATTGCAGAAAAACTAATAAGTGACCTAAGGCTAGCTCAAAGGCTAATTTTAGAGAACCAAGACAGGTAAGAAGTCTGACGTGTTGAATATTTACCATCACTAACGAAACCAAAATATGATACAGTTGTGCCATAATGCATAGTCCCACTTTGAATCCATTCAACAGAAAAAACATCAATTGGTGTAAGACCTCCCTGCAACAAACAGATGGTTCAATAAATATTTACATAGAACCATACATATCCACATCAAACTGTTCAAGCTAAAACTTAAAAAAGTACTGAGGAACATCTATTGATTAAATCATGCAATCAAATATACAAACAGTAGACAGATAGACATACCATACTTTCACCTATTTAAAAGCTTTAACTTGCAACAGTTAAACTTGCTTCATCAACTATTTTTCAATCTTCTAAGGTACTTATTAACAAAGAAAAAAGCATGCTTGAGAACGAGGACTGGATGAATCAGGCAGCATTACAATAAGCCTATAAATTTCATGTAGGCATGTTTCCCTTTTTTGCCTTCCCTAATATATAATTTCAAGAGCACAGTTGCTCCAAGTAGACATTATGACAGGAATTATGGCAGCTTATAGTCAATTCAGAATACATCAGACTTGCAGTTTCAGTACTAGAAAGATTAAAAAGACTTTCTGACACTGAGTGACTGAAACCCTACATGAGACGATGATGTTTTAACCACTCTACTCTCTGATGCCTCAAAGCACTGGAGAAACAACATAGCCAGCAAGGATAGAGCTACAGAAGAAAACATTAGCTACTTATCCAGTTATCCTAGATCAAGATCACAGGCAAACCCAATTAGTAAACATGAGCTACTTATCCAGTTATCCTAGATCGAGATCACAGGCAAACCCAATTAGTGAACAGCTAGTATGGAGAAACATGGGTGGCGCTGACAGCACGATGGCAATACACAGCCACTGGAATGCACCACTTAACAAGGATGTGTAGTGTGTCAACAGCGGGGTAACATTACATGGCCAAGTGAATGTAGAGGAGAGATTGTAACATGGACATGCAGAGATTGCACATGTAAAGAAGTTAGCTTGTTCAACATACAAATATTGAGAAAAGGAGAGATGACATGAAGACAGGCAGATTCGGGTTGCATGGGCAACGAAGTGACATTGTAGGATGGCGATTGTGGGTATAAAGGGGCAGAAAAAAAAACCAAGATTAGATATGCTTATCTCCTCGTAATTCAAAGTCACAATTAATCACAAACAAAGCATGTAGTTCAATTCAACCTAGCTCATAATAGAATATTTTACAGCAGGGAAATGAATAGCCACAGCTGTCAGTTACATGCAAATACCAAATAGGAGCACAAAGACACAGAAGATAAAGTAGAATTGAAACAAAACAAAGTGTTCTTTACCCTGACAATTGACAATGCTGCAGAAATTGGATCCTTGACACCCAAGACTGTCCAAATAAGTGAGTTATCAGACCCAGCAGGTATTATACCTATTGGAACAGAGGCGGCCATATTTTGATCATCTCTGCATAGAAGACCATTGAGAACCTACACAACGGATTGATTACTACATCAGAACCTGTAGTTGACATACAAATTACTATTTCTGTGACATGCAAGGAAAGGATGGCTTCAGAGAACTAGCAAACGTACAAGCGCCTAAATGGTGTTTCAGGAGGTATGGTAGTAGCAAACAAATAGGTCCCTCAAAACTTAGAACCACGGTGAGTAATACATCTGAATACGATTTGGAATTCCTATgggaaaaatctaaaaacttggcATGGGAAAAATCATATATGATGTACAGAATATCTTGTGTGCTCCTATATAAGATCCCTGAAGAAAAACACTAACATGTTACATGCACTCAAGGACCCACGTGGGTAACACACAGTGACCTGCTTACACTTGTCTTTGCTTCATGAAAAAGTGTTGACCAGGTTAGTGTTCAGGCCAAGTAGTATCATATGCTAGTCTGACTCAGTTTAAAAACCCAATGCAAGTCAATCACCCCACAATTACTAAACTTGAGACATGTTGATAACCTCCGTTCAGACAAGACCCTAGAACATAAGATTGCGAGCAAGTAGTTCTCGAAAGAGTAGCTCAAGTTGAGGAGCTACTAGGCCAGTTAGATAATTGTCCTGGTTTATTGATGGCGAAAGCCACACAAGGTGTGGATGTCAGAAATGAGGATGATAAGCCTGTCATTACAATCACCTTTTCTCTAGCAGGTTTTTAAAAAACACTGTAGCAAGAAAAGACACCTCGAAATCGGCAATAAGGAATATATGCATGGATGAAACTAATAAGTACTAACCTCGTTTACAATTCCATCACCACCCACACATACAATACCTAGCAAATACAGGCAAAAAGTGAGGCAGATGATGAATGTAAAACACTCATCTAAGATGTGAAATTGTATATACCATCAGGACAGGTACTAAAATCAATAGTTGATACAAGAGATTTTGCATGACCAGCATGTGTAGTTTTTACCACTTCCATCTTGAAACCTGCAAGCTGTGGCTAGCACTTATTATTAAACCATACCAAAGTTCCAGAGATACTAAAAAAACACAGAATGCATTAACAATAAAAGTATGATGACATATATTTCTTTGTATATAAAAGAGGTTAATAACTTCAGCATTCTATGACTAGCACAACAGGTCAAGAATAGAGGCTAAAAGGCACAATCATGAAGCAAGAAAATGACAGTAAGGCAGCAGAGACAAAACTATCTGAACATATAACAAGGGGTCAAGGGCTAAGTAGAGTTGAATCAGACAACTACATAATGGCATCAAAGTCTTGATTCATTTAGACACCATGCTTTCTCAACAAGTTATCTACTGGGGTTGCATTTCCAATAGAATCCTGGACGAAAACTATATTAGGAGCACGGAGCAGCTTTCCAAAGTTTCAATTACCATTTTCCCAAAATATATGAACAATAACAACTAGATGCCTTGCCAACTATGCATGACTTCACCAGAGAACCTTTATAATGAGTCCTGGTAAGATATGGATAACATTGTTCTTTGACAGCCACTAGATACATGCTGATAATTGAAGTACAAAACcataaaattgagattgtctatTATAAAAATACACACTAAATGCTCTAAAAAGGCTGGACCAATGAATTATAGATAATTCTTCACCTACCTATCCGTAAGTGTACACTGTCAACGTTTGTATTTGACTAGATAATGTTTGTATGACTGGGAACTTTGTAATTCATTGTTTTTTCCAGAAAAAGCAGATATCTTAATACAATCACTAAACATGTaacacaagcatagcatgaagTTTAGTTGAATGAAGATTGCCCTAACATTCATCTTTgaatataaggccttgtttagatccaaaatttttttagattttgacactgtagcactttcgtttttatttgacaaacattgtccaatcatggagtaactaggcttaaaagattcgtctcgcgatttacagataaactgtgcaattagtttttgttttcatctatatttaatgctccatgcatgtgtcgcaagattcaatgtgacggggaatcttgaaaagttttttgtttttggggtgaactaaacaaggcctaaaacacCTGACGAGATATGATCTTGGGAAGCATGACTATAAGTTGACTAGATTCTCTTCGTTAATCTTCCTAGTAGAAGCGACAGCACAGATCCAATATTGAGATAAGATGCATGCTTTTACTCAGCTAGACATACCTTAAATATGGGTTCCACTTTTCCATGAAAAACTTTGCTAGATCTACCATGTCCAGATCGAGGATTCAAGATGACAAGTATCTTTGGTGGAGACCGACATTTTTTAAGATAAGGATCAAACATGGTATCAAACTGAATGAGTTCAGAAGAATGCTTCTTGCTAGATGCCATGGGGTGAGGCAACAGGTTTATGTAGCATTGCTGGTCCGCAAAACTATTAACCCACCGAAAGGCCTCGTGCGGAGAAGTGGATACGAACTTCAAGTCCTTTTGGGTTCTTCTAGGATTCATAAAGCAGGAGAGTCCACTGGATCTTTTTTCAAGAGGACACGCATGCACGGTGAAATACCGGAGACCAGAATTATATGATACCTGCATGGTCATTTGATATATATTAAATTGATTCCAAATGTTGTAGACACACAGTAGAAGTAAAAAATATAGATGTGAGTTTTGCAAGTCAATGAGATAACTTACAGATACAATATCCTCAAGCTTAAGGATGTTAGAACCCCATATAAGGGCTTCAGTGCTGAGCCTAGCATCAAAGCAATTGCTACTAGACCCAGATCCAGACTGTTCACTGGATGAATTTTTTGCTTTGTTATCTAATGTAAGCTTCCCAGAATAAACTTCATACCCTAGCAAATCAGATTTCTCATCTTCAATTCTGATAGTATGTGTGCTCGGCTTTTCTGAATCTTtgatggcatcatcagcatccTTTTGCTTTGAGAATATTGATGAGTTGCTTGTTTCTGGAGATACAGGAGAAGGTTGTTGATCAGCTGCAGTGGGAGAACGCCTGCTATTTGTACGACGAAGTATCTTATGGATTAACCCTCTTGGCGAAGTTAGCTTCTGCTCATGATGATCAGACTTCTGCATCTCTGACTTCTAAGGATATATCCAGTGCATGGATAACATCGGGGAGATGTTACTTGTTAGAAAACATATGAAGCATCACTTAGGGAAGCTCATGAGAAGCCCACTCATGACTGAACCTGCAAAATGTGACTGAACATCAGCTTGACAACAAGATGTTCTACATTATTAAACAATTAAACAAATGCTATAAACATATAATCTAATCTGACTAAAATATTAtagtttttcattttaaaaaAGTAAAAATGAATGTTCTTAGATGCATGGGCGGACCCAGTAAAGGACATAGGTGTACACATGTACACCCaatatttttttgcaaaacaatCGAAGTTAGTAGGCATATACATATACACCTGTAATTAGACTAAGATTCGATTACGAATAGTAAGTTAAGGTTTGGGCGCACGGCTTCGCACAGCAGGAAGGGAGGACCAAGGCGAGGGAATACCTGCTGTTCTggtggtgctcgtcgccggccaaggTGGCAAGTGGCGAAGTAGGACAACAACAACGGTCGCGGGGGCGAGTGGCAAGTGGCTGCAGAGGGCAGACGCTGCACTGGAACTGGTCGCGAGAAAGCTGAGCCCCAGGTGGTGCTCGACCTAGCGTAGTCTCCTCTCCGGATTGCGGCGCGGCGAGTGGATGGAGGAGATCGGCCACGGGCAAGACGAGTTCAGGTTGCGTGCCGACCGTCGAGCAAGGTTAGAAAAAACGGCGGTATCTATACGGTGACCTTGCGTAGAGCTAAGTGAGCATCTACACTTCGTGTGTCACTAGAAACACTGGCGCGGCACCTCCTTGATGGACGTGTCGATTGTATATAAGTTTGGTAAAATAATATACTGTGCCTGTTATTCAATTTGCTTGATGCGGCATCGGTTTGATCTACGAAGCACTATCATTCTATCAATGTGCACTGCTGTCCAGAACCCTACAGTAACAATCCCTTATTTTTAAGTTTTTTTGGCAGCAATTAAGTATGCAACAATACACCTGGTAATAGTACACCTGATACTGAAGTTTAAGAATGTCGGCAACTTAATGGATTATATATTGTTTCTTTGTAGATATAAGTGTCTAGATTGGTATAGGGCATCAGTTATTATACTCTAACAGAAGGAACCAGTAGTTTTTGAGAGTTCTGGATCTCGGAGAAGTTTGTACTTTGAGTGTGGGTCACCTCAGAGGTCTACAGAAGTTAACATTTGAGTGGTAACAATGTCTCCACCACAGTAAGTGAGGAATCCTCTGATTACATGTCATAGGAGTGCCATCAGGAGTAACAAACTGAGACTCCAAAAACAGGGCTGGATTTTGCTTTGCAACTGCACAGCCACCTGAGTACTAATGCTTTGAGTATATATACACATTTGTTTCAATGACTGCTAAAAAAACACCGATTTCAAATAAATAGAGTATGTGTATATAAGAGGAATGTGAAAAATAAATTTCTAAATTGCTGAGGTGCAAAAGGTATAGCtctggaaaaaaaaaggaaacaagAAATCATCATAGCTATATATATGCCGAAGGCCCTTCACAATGTTATCATATAGAGTTGGGATGGTTTGCATTCTGATCAATTTTCTTCCCTCCCTGCAGTTCTTGCAAATTGGAAGGTACTGATTTACTTCAGTTCAAATAGCacactctttttttttagaatacATGAGTTACTTTTCTGATGGTTCAAGTAGCATGAAAAACAAGGGGTATAAGCAAAGAAATTTCCCTTTCTAGTCTAGTCTAGCATTAGAAACATATATTCTCTAACATCCAAAGCAACAATAAATTAGTCTAGATCATGCATCTAAATAACCACCTATATTTCCGGATATGTTAATTGGCACATCTAGCTTTTTCTGGATATGTTAATTGGCACATCTAGCTACCGGTGTACTTTCACTTTTCTAGCCCTTAATAATTTTTTTGATTAACTAAATAGGTAAATTCTTCACCTAGTGAGTGGAGTTAATACTTGGTAAGCCACCCAAGGGCGTTTAGTAGTAAATCTAAAAAATTCAAATGAGTATAGCTACTATACTGTGATCAAGTGTCGGGCTGCAATTGTCCATTGGTAGGTGATGAACAGAATAAGCAATAATACTGTAGTTATTCACTTGCATAGATGTGTCAGGTTCAAACTGAATAATCATCTCACATTTTTCCCTTTCTCCACACGGTGAACTCAAATTTCATTACTAGGGCAACAAAATTACAAAGCTCGCAAATTCTAAGTTGTACCAGGTTATCAGGAACAATCATCTCACATAGGCAAAGCATCGAGCACTTGTTGTGCACTAAACATACAGAGATGGGCAACAGGGAACGGACCTCGTAGCGTGGCATGAGCACAACGTTTCTTGCCTTCCTACGGCACCggcggagccaaggcccggcAACCCTAGGCAGCTGGCCGGGCTCCCACGGTACAGCAGAGgcgggaggggagagggaggtgcgTACGAAGGGTCGCCGGCCGGTGCGCGGAGGACGGAGACGAGGGCGCGAGGCGACTGGCGAGAAGCGGAAGGGGGAGCCGCCGAGCCGAGCCTGAGCGCTGAGCGCGAGTGGGGAAGGAGCAGAAGATCTGCCCTGAGCGCCGCTGAGCGCGAGTCGGATAGGAAACGGAGACAAGGGTGCGCAGGAGACAGAAGAAGAATCAGAAGTTTACAGGCGGCTTAGACAAGGTCTTGtttacccaaaaaccaaaaaaaaattaaaatttcttgtcacatcgaatattgcgaCACATGTacagagtactaaatatagacgaaaacaaaaactaattacataatttacctgtaaattgcgagataaattttttaagtctaattaatctataattagacaataattgtcaaataaaaacaaaagtgttacggtATCCCAAatcaaaaatttttagaaactaaacaaagcctaagaaCCAAGAAAGTTTGTGAGAAACACAAGTGGAACATAAGACAAGTAGAACATACTCCTCCgttcacgaaagaatcaatttatatagttgtcctaagtctaattttttaaactttgaccaaatttctagaaaaatactaaaatttataatatcaaattagtatcattagattcatcataaaatatatttttcatataaTATTCATTTTATGTCATATATGTTATTactcttttttataaaattagttaaattttaaaaaaaaaagtttaactGACACaaattctagaaattgattcttttgtGGACGAAAGAAGTATATTAATAATGATGAGCTAACCACTATATAAGTAGGCTAAAAAAAGCTATAAAGAAATTTTATAGCCAACAGTTAACTATATTATTAATTTTGTTCTAACGGGTTTGGGTAGAACCCAATTGTTTGTGTCGTTTGCAAGGTCAAGTATTCCATATGCAGTATGCACGCATATATATGAATACttgttagtatatatatatgaatattatttattaatCATCTGAGAAGCGTCTGATCGGATAACCATATTAACTAACGGAGCACATATACAAACACGTCTATTATATACGTGTTTGGACGTGTACATGTATATTAGTACGTGTACATACTTCTAAGGTGATTGAGTATATACATATACTTTTCTTCATATAAGAGAGTATGTGTATatactattttattattttgaCAAATACATATTGTTTTTTAGTACGCACTAGGCGTTACGGACTACATACTTTTTAAAAAATCATTTATGATTATATATATGGTGTGTTGTTTATTGGTAGTACATACGAATATACATTGCTTTGAAAGTATGAGtgaataatttttttaaaaaaaatgagtaTATCTGCATACTGCTTTTAAATGTAAGAGTAAATACTTTTTATGATAAAGTATATTTGCATATTTTTTTGTGATGAAAGAAGAATTATATTAGATAATAGCTAGGTACATGAATACGTTACAAAACACTCTAGATTACACAAATATCTAGAAAAAAATCATCTAAATTATATTCAATGTGTGAATAGCTCCAGATCTCAAAACCAAATATGTACGACGCTTTACAATATGAATGACCGCATAGGCAAACACTTGACAAAAGGTCTGAGAACAGATGCCCAACGAACGACGGCCAACATTCATGTAGGCAGAGTTGAGAAACTTCTTCTTTCTagtgtctttcttctttttctttgtgcCACCGAAGGATCAGAAAGACTTATCTAAAACCTTCATTATGGCTAGATCTAACCACGATAAAACAGAGAAAAGACTGAAAAACAAAGTCTTCATGTCATCAAATTGATGAGAATGTCGACGTTGTAGTTGTTGCCCGCATCTTCAACGGAGCCACCATGGAGAAAACGGTTCCACCCTACTATCTCATCCTCGCTGAAGAAAAGGAAGAAATAAATATTCAAAACCAAAAAACATGATATGGAGAGATCCTAATCCTAAAGACTCGATCTAGTGAAAAAGACTTATTAAAAACGATGGATCCCCACTCTGAGTTAGGAACGACGATGGCGGCAACACTGAGACGCCCCTCAAAGTAGTATATTTGCATACTGTGCTACAAGAAAAGTATGCTAGTACCATGTATTTATACTTTTGTTAATAAGTGAGTATGTGTACATACCTTTTTGACATGCACTATTGATGAAATATGTACATGGTAATATTGAGTACAAACGTGCAAAGAATGTATCTGTATACTACTATTAAGTATCtaacaaaagaaaaatataatattttatTATAACTCTAATAAGTATTGAGTGACACTGCTATGAATAATTATCTAGAGTACAAGAAGATtcctgcatatatatatatatatatatatatatatatatatatatatagccatgTTGTCTGAAGAATATTTATCTCATCAAGTCATCAAAACAGTAGCATAGGGAAAGGAATCATCTTGTTTAATGGTGCACAGGAAAAAGCCTTAAAGAAGATGAAGCATCAGAGACTGCGGCGGGCGTGGGTTTGATGGCCCCCTAAATAAAAGCCCATAtaattctttttctcttttcttttttatttctttttttaacaacttctatttcttttttctttctaacATTTTTTGACAAATTAGCACCTATATAATCAATATCTATAtatctagaataatatatttacCAGTAATTTTGTAAATCTAACCAGACTCTATTATCCTCTATTGATCCCACATATTTATAATTAAATTTCTTACTCCACTAGAAGACTGATTTTAAACCTCGACTGACGTCCATAGGGCTTTCTAGGCTTCTGTCATGGTTTCACAATCAGACAGATAACTTGAGAATTGGAGATTTAGGAAGAAAAGCAAAATTGAGAACAAATAATAGATATAGATTTCTTTGAGGTTTTGGAATTTCAGTTCTTCATTACAAGATACAATGGCCTCGAACATTATATATCAGCCTGATTTTTACCATAACACTCGTTAAGTTATTACTAACTCATACCACTATGGCTTAGCTGTCAATATTACCCCATCTTGATCGATGTCATTTGCTCTATTGCCAAATGTGTAATGATACTCTTGATCCTTCTTTCCCTCTCCTTCATGGCCTTGATATTGCCCCTCCCTCAAAAAGTTGGTTGCCCCAAAGAAGAGTGGATGAAAATAGCTTCGAAAGATCATGAACTTCCTCAGCGTCAAAGTTGGTGAGTGATCATCAAACCACTCCACCTAAATTTATGACTATA contains:
- the LOC8065695 gene encoding sphingoid long-chain bases kinase 1 yields the protein MQKSDHHEQKLTSPRGLIHKILRRTNSRRSPTAADQQPSPVSPETSNSSIFSKQKDADDAIKDSEKPSTHTIRIEDEKSDLLGYEVYSGKLTLDNKAKNSSSEQSGSGSSSNCFDARLSTEALIWGSNILKLEDIVSVSYNSGLRYFTVHACPLEKRSSGLSCFMNPRRTQKDLKFVSTSPHEAFRWVNSFADQQCYINLLPHPMASSKKHSSELIQFDTMFDPYLKKCRSPPKILVILNPRSGHGRSSKVFHGKVEPIFKLAGFKMEVVKTTHAGHAKSLVSTIDFSTCPDGIVCVGGDGIVNEVLNGLLCRDDQNMAASVPIGIIPAGSDNSLIWTVLGVKDPISAALSIVRGGLTPIDVFSVEWIQSGTMHYGTTVSYFGFVSDVLELSEKFQKHFGPLRYFVAGFLKFLCLPKYSFELEYLPVSDVNDAEHTILVGQEKVDASDLYDDVVRRSRAECLPRASSLSSIDSIMSTGMSGAELEVCSPRANNEPSEVVRALDPKSKRLSLGRASTFKEPEEVLHPHSHGTSTPNWRRSKSKSRTEKARPGLSATNDAKSSKVNTDKEDTSSTISDPGPVAVWDSGPKWDDEPKWDNQPNWEPETSIELHSPREDIELGLTKELVPSLDERWTVRKGRYLGVLVCNHSCKTVQSLSSQVVAPKAEYDDNCLDLLLVGGSGRLRLLRFLVLLQFGKHISLPNLEYVKVKSVRLKAGPNTHDGCGIDGELLHVKGQVRCSLLPQQCQLMGRPVKNLVQ